One stretch of Lacimicrobium alkaliphilum DNA includes these proteins:
- the pgeF gene encoding peptidoglycan editing factor PgeF translates to MNRIDPLPLITPQWPAPANVKAYSTTRSGGVSQGPYTSFNLGLHVGDDAESVLQNRSLLPHAEQIVWLNQVHGARVIELDKNSGQDQQADASVTTHKQVACAVMTADCLPLLLCHKQAKAVAAVHCGWRGLAAGVIANTLDTLPDIPANYLAWLGPAIGPQAFEVGQEVLEHFPSQQGAFNRGKQAGKYLANIYALASGQLQQLGVKDIYSGNYCTFSQADHFFSYRRDGQTGRMASVICIAN, encoded by the coding sequence ATGAACAGGATTGATCCGCTGCCGCTTATCACTCCACAGTGGCCTGCACCTGCGAATGTTAAAGCCTACAGCACCACCCGCAGTGGTGGAGTCAGTCAGGGGCCATACACCAGTTTTAACCTCGGCTTACATGTAGGTGATGATGCTGAATCGGTATTGCAAAATCGCAGCCTTTTACCCCACGCTGAACAGATCGTCTGGCTGAATCAGGTACATGGCGCCAGGGTGATAGAGCTGGATAAAAATAGTGGCCAGGATCAGCAGGCCGACGCCAGTGTTACCACCCACAAGCAGGTAGCCTGTGCCGTTATGACCGCAGATTGTTTACCACTGCTGCTGTGTCATAAACAGGCCAAAGCCGTTGCTGCGGTACATTGTGGCTGGCGCGGGCTGGCGGCAGGCGTTATCGCTAACACTCTGGACACATTACCCGATATCCCAGCAAATTATCTGGCCTGGTTAGGTCCGGCAATTGGTCCGCAGGCTTTTGAAGTCGGGCAAGAAGTATTGGAGCATTTCCCCTCTCAGCAGGGCGCTTTTAACCGGGGCAAACAAGCGGGCAAGTATCTGGCTAATATTTACGCGCTGGCATCCGGTCAACTTCAACAGCTGGGTGTCAAAGATATTTACAGCGGGAATTATTGTACTTTTAGTCAGGCCGACCACTTCTTCTCTTACCGCCGGGACGGCCAGACCGGCAGAATGGCCAGTGTTATTTGCATAGCAAATTAG
- the rluD gene encoding 23S rRNA pseudouridine(1911/1915/1917) synthase RluD: MQQTIELQAVVPDNLIGKRLDQVLAEVFPDYSRSRIKEWILAGCVRVNDVVVDKPREKLLGGEAVHIQAQLQEQQQHQAEDIELDIQFEDEHILVINKPANLVVHPGAGNQHGTLLNALLNHVPDIGAVPRAGIVHRLDKDTTGLMVVAKTVPAQTHLVTQLQAREISREYEAVVNGTMVAGGIIDEPIGRHDTKRTSMAVRAMGKPAVTHYRVKQKFRAHTHLRLKLETGRTHQIRVHMAHLHHPIVGDPLYGGRPRPPKSASETLRQFLRDFRRQALHAAQLELAHPVTGEWLSWQAPLPQDMQSLLAILAKDTREHEQD; the protein is encoded by the coding sequence ATGCAACAAACCATAGAATTACAAGCAGTCGTTCCCGACAACCTGATTGGCAAAAGACTGGATCAGGTGCTTGCTGAGGTGTTCCCCGACTATTCGCGCTCCAGAATCAAAGAATGGATACTTGCGGGCTGCGTGCGAGTGAACGACGTCGTGGTGGATAAACCCAGAGAGAAGTTACTGGGTGGTGAAGCTGTGCATATTCAGGCGCAATTGCAGGAGCAACAGCAGCACCAGGCTGAAGATATTGAACTGGATATCCAGTTTGAGGATGAGCATATTCTGGTGATTAATAAGCCCGCCAATCTGGTAGTGCACCCCGGGGCAGGTAATCAACACGGCACATTACTCAATGCGTTGCTGAATCATGTTCCGGATATTGGTGCCGTACCAAGAGCCGGAATAGTCCACCGTCTGGACAAAGACACCACCGGGCTGATGGTGGTGGCCAAAACCGTACCGGCACAAACCCATCTGGTAACACAATTGCAGGCCCGGGAAATCAGTCGCGAATATGAGGCTGTGGTTAATGGTACTATGGTTGCCGGAGGCATCATTGATGAGCCTATAGGCCGGCATGATACCAAGCGCACCAGTATGGCGGTAAGAGCCATGGGCAAACCCGCGGTTACCCATTACCGGGTTAAGCAGAAATTTCGTGCCCACACCCATCTGCGTCTGAAACTCGAAACCGGACGCACCCATCAGATTAGGGTGCATATGGCGCATTTGCATCATCCTATTGTGGGGGATCCTTTGTATGGTGGTCGCCCCAGGCCCCCAAAATCGGCCAGCGAAACATTGCGTCAGTTTTTGCGTGATTTCAGACGCCAGGCATTGCATGCAGCGCAGCTGGAACTGGCTCATCCGGTCACCGGTGAATGGCTGAGCTGGCAGGCGCCGTTGCCACAAGACATGCAATCCTTGTTGGCGATATTGGCAAAAGATACCCGGGAACATGAACAGGATTGA
- a CDS encoding outer membrane protein assembly factor BamD, with amino-acid sequence MNNRVVSIAILLSAGLLLSACSSSPEDKDIALANQGPNALYEKAKQNMETGNFNAAAETLSALDSRYPFGPLSHQVQLDLIYSYYKIRDTDQALANIDRFLRLNPNHSDVDYAQYMRGLVNMDAGRNVFQDFVGIDRADRDPTKAREAFDDFRRLIEKYPDSKYAADAQKRMLFIKDRLARYELAIASYYMKRQAYVAAANRGKYVLENYPDSPHLQRALEIMVECYEQLNLPELKDNALKTLRLNFPDSSYTS; translated from the coding sequence ATGAATAACAGAGTTGTTTCCATTGCCATATTACTATCCGCGGGCCTGTTGCTCTCGGCCTGCTCCAGTTCACCGGAAGATAAAGATATCGCCCTTGCCAACCAGGGGCCCAATGCGCTTTATGAAAAAGCCAAACAGAATATGGAAACCGGTAATTTTAATGCCGCAGCGGAAACGCTGAGTGCACTGGACTCCAGGTATCCCTTCGGACCTTTGTCCCATCAGGTGCAGCTGGATTTAATCTATTCTTATTATAAAATCAGGGATACCGACCAGGCGCTGGCCAATATAGACCGTTTTTTGCGCCTCAACCCCAACCATTCCGATGTTGACTACGCACAGTATATGCGCGGGTTGGTTAACATGGATGCCGGGCGCAATGTGTTTCAGGACTTTGTTGGTATTGATCGCGCCGATCGTGACCCCACCAAAGCCAGAGAAGCCTTTGATGATTTTCGCCGCCTGATTGAAAAGTACCCCGACAGTAAATATGCCGCCGATGCGCAAAAGCGTATGCTGTTTATAAAAGATCGTCTGGCCCGCTATGAGCTGGCCATCGCCAGTTATTATATGAAGCGGCAGGCGTATGTTGCTGCAGCAAACAGGGGTAAATATGTGCTGGAAAACTACCCTGATTCCCCCCATTTACAAAGGGCACTGGAGATCATGGTGGAATGCTATGAGCAGCTCAACCTGCCGGAGCTGAAAGATAATGCGCTTAAAACGCTGCGACTAAACTTCCCCGACA